ACCAGGTGTGGCACCCCGAGGGATGCTAGGAACTGCACTCTGCACCCCCTAAAACAGATGTGGCACCCCAGGGGATGCTGGGAATTGGAGTCCAGACCACAAAAATGGGGTGTGGCATTCCAGGGGGATGCTGGGAATTGGAGtccacacagcaaaaccaggtgTGAGACCCCGGGGGATGCTGGGAATTGGAGTTCACATCCCAAAACCAGGTGTGAGACCCCAGGGGATGCTGGGAATTGTAGTTCACATCCCAAAACCAGGTGTGAGACCGCAGGGGATGCTGGGAATTGTAGTTCACATCCCAAAACCAGGTGGGGCACCCAGGGGATGCTGGGAATTGGAGTCTGCACCCCAAACCCGAGTGTGGCACCTGGGGGATGCTGGGAATTGTAACTCACACCCCAAAGCCGGGGTGTGACACCCCAGGAGTGTCACATCCCTGTGACCTCGCAGGAGCAGCACCCCATTTCTGGGCAGTTTGAGTGATTCAGACCCAAATCATGAATTCACCAgcaaagctggagctgcagccccaggggctgctccgAACATTCCACTGGAGAAAGCTGCAGGTAAaaatagcagggaaaaaaaaaggaagatccACCTctaaaaaatcccattttcctggGATTTGGAGAAGAACTCAGGAATACAAACCAGGGTCTCATGGGGTGGGAATAGGACACCTTGCTCCTGGTGGAACTGGGATCTGGAGGTAAAAATATCAttgagaagaaaaggattcatCCCTAAAAAAATGCCATTTTCCTGGAGGAGAAATCAGCAATACAAACCAGACTTGCCCCTGGTGGATCTGTCCCCATGCTGCCTCCTGGGAGCTCCAAACCCTCAGTTTTGGGATTTCAGGCTCAGGATCCCTCACCCATTCCCTGTTCCCAGCCAAGCCCAGGATCCCCAGagcctcccagctgctcccagggctggcaAAACACTCCATGAAGAGAATTAATGAATGAATAATAAATGAATAATAAATGAATAATAAAGGATGGAGCCTGAGCTGTTCTTTACAGCCTTTATTGGAGGTGCACAGGTAACCCTGGCACAGGTGTgagggtcactctggggtcactctggggtcactctgggaCACTCCAGGGTCACTCAGCCCTCAGGCAGTCGCTGCCTTCTGCTTGTAGGTCGCCATCATCTTCTTGATCTCAGCGATGGCTTTGCCAGGGTTCAGCCCCTGTGGGAGGGGCTGGTCAGAGCCTGGGGGGGCTGCagcaccttcccttcccttcccttctcttcccttcccttcccttcccttcccttcccttcccttcccttcccttcccttcccttcccttcccttcccttcccttcccttcccttcccttcccttcccttcccttcccttcccttcccttcccttcccttcccttcccttcccttcccttcccttccccctgtgccagcccacaccctgtgtcccctgtgtctctccatgtccccccgtgtcccctacATGCCAGGccatgtccctgtgtgcccctgtgccagcccatgccctgtgtcccccatgtcccctgtgtgcccccaTGCCAGCCCATGTCTCCCCACGTCCCCTGTGCcccgtgtccctccatgtcccccccatgtcccccctgtgtccccgtgtccccatgtcccccccgtgtcccgcgtccccccctgccagcccatgtctccccatgtcccctgtgccccgTGTCCCCGCCATGTcctgtgtccctccatgtcccccccatgtcccccgtgtgcccagtgtcccccatgtccccctgtgtcccgcGTCCCCCCCTGCCTgcctgtgtcccccatgtcccccccccGTGCCCCGTGTCCCCGCCATGTcccgtgtccctccatgtcccccccatgtcccccgtgtgcccagtgtccccatgtcccccgtgtgcccagtgtcccccccgtgtccccgtgtcccggtaCCTTGGGGCAGGTGCGGGTGCAGTTCATGATGGTGTGGCAGCGGTACAGCGAGAATGGGTCCTGCAGCTGCGCCAGGCGCTCCTCCGTGAAATCATCCCGGGAATCGATCATCCAGCGGTacgcctggggacagggacactgctgggacactgctgggacagggacattgctggggacactgctggggacagggacactgctgggacactgctggggacagggacactgctgggacagggacactgctgggacattgacactgctgggacactgctggggacactgctgggacactgctggggacattgctggggacagggacactgctggggacagggacactgctgggacagggacactgctggggacattgCTGGGGACattgctgggacagggacactgctgggacactgctggaacatggacactgctggggacagggacactgacactgctgggacagggacagcgctcCTCAGTGAAATCATCCCGGGAATCGATCATCCAGCGGTacgcctggggacagggacactgctggggacattgCTGGGGAcattgctggggacagggatactgctggggacagggacacttctggggacagggacactgctgggacagggacacagctggggacagggacattgcTGGGACAccgctggggacactgctggggatagggacactgctgggacaccGCTGGGGACAGGGTcactgctgggacagggacacagctggggacagggacactgctgggacaccgctggggacactgctggggacagggacactgctgggacaccGCTGGGGACAGGGTCACTGCTGGGGACATTGCTGGGACACCACAAACACCTCTGGGGACACTACGGGGGACTCACATGCACACTGCTAgggacaccacaaacactgctggggacatggacactgctggggacaccacAAACACCACTGGGGACACCGCTGGGGACTCGCACACCGCTGGAAACACAGATactgctggcaccagctggggacCCCACAGTGACAcccacccagcagtgccaggccaggctggtgACACTGCTGCCTGAGGATTTTACACTCTGCATTTTTCAGATCCTGTGCTGCATTAGTGCCTAACTCTAAACTCCATAGTGCCAGCTGCTGCTCTCCCGTTCTGCTCACACACAACAATTGCTCTGGGCCTGAAACTCCAGGACACCCTCCAGCTTTAGTGCtcaaaaagtataaacaaaatGAGCTGGGGGGCAGCAAACTTGGGGTAAATACTTCATCACCTGAAGGAGGATTAACCCATGATATGTAAATGGGGTTAAAAATTTATAATAGTCTGAAAAACTCGTGCCCATTGTCCATTCTGGGTGTGGCCTCAGAGGCTTCTGAGTGCCCAAGGTGTGCCCACTGAAGCCTTTAATAAACACTCCCTTCATCCTCTTAACCCTGTCTGGCCTCTCTAGGCAGCCACTCCAAGGCACCAACACCAGCCAGGTGACACTGGCACTGGCAGGTGACACTGACACTGGCAGGTGACACTGGCAGGTGCCACTGGCAGGTGACACTGACACTGGCAGGTGCCACTGGCAGGTGACACAGTGTCTGTCCTCACCTGCATGAGCACGGCAGGGCCCAGGTACTTGTCCCCATTCCACCAGTAGCTGGGacagctggtgctgcagcaggCACACAGGATGCACTCGTAGAGCCCgtcctgccagggaggggacacagcacgCTGTCACCACGGGGCTGGTGACACAGGGGATCCACCCCTGTCCCCACGGAGCAGCTCCGGTGTGAGGCAGCAATTCCTGAGGGGAACAATCCCAACCCTCCCAGACCGGGGCCAGGAGCTGCCCATCATGGTCCTTGTGGTCCCCTCCAATGTCCTTGTGGTCCCCTCCATTGTCCTTGTGTCCCCCCAGAGTCCTTGTGGTCCCTCCACGGTCCTTGTGACCCCCGCCATGGTCCTTGTGGGCCCCCCAGGCTCCTTGTCTCCTCCCATGGTCCTTGTGGTCTCCCCAGGATCCTCATGATCCCCCCAGGGTCCTCATGGCTTCCCCCAGGGTCCTCGTGGCCCCTCCATGGCCCTCGTGGTCCCCACAAGGTCCTCGTGGCCACCCCCAGGTTTTTGTGGTCCCCCCCATTGTCCTTGTGGTCCCCCCATGGTCCTTGTGCCCCCCCAGGGTCCTCGTGGCCCCCTCAGGGTCCTTGTGACCCCCTATGGTCCTTGTGGTCCCCAAAATGTCCTTGTGGCCCCCCTCCatggtccttgtggccccctcagGGTCCTTGTGACCCCCTATGGTCCTTGTGGTCCCCCAAAATGTCCTTGTGGCCCCTCCatggtccttgtggcccccttccagctcagggtattcattccatgattccaggaGCCACACAATGAACCAGGGTCTGGGGCATCAGGGGAAGGGCAGGGCCTGGAGAGGAAAGGGGGAGCTGCTGGGTTCTCCTGCACCCCTGCCTTGGGCTCCtgcactcccacctcaggttCCTGCACCATCTTGGGTTCCTGCACTCCCACCTTGGTTCTCCTGCACTCCCACCTTGGGCTCTCCCACCTTGGGCTCCTGCACTCCCATTTTGGGCTCTCCTGCATTCCCAGCTCAGGTTCCTGCACTCCcaccttgtgtcacacacatcttttatgaaaaatcctttccttaggatttttcttcctgagaagctgagaggcttcaggaacaacatgtaaacaatgattatctgctgctgtggaatgcaacaggtgcatctgggattggtctcatgtggttgtttctaattaatggccaatcacagagagtctgagccacaagcctttgttatcattctttcctattctattcttagccagccttctgaggaaatcctttcttctattcttttagtacagttttaatataatatgtatcataaaataataaatcagccttctgaaacacggagtcagatcctcatctcctccctcaccctccatgtgaacaccatcacagctctgcccagcctcccttcctgctgttcacaTCCACCTCTGCCTCCCAAAATGGGACTTGGTGCCTCCCCAgtggagcagggccaggctgagctCGGAATGCTGCAACGATGGATCCATCCTGGCAGCTcacaggaaaaaccccaaatccctgtggcAGCCAtgaaatccaccccaaacctTGGCCACACCTTGTAAGGAGCTGTTCCTCATCCACCCTCACAAAactcccctcaaatcccccctgCTCAACACAGACACCCCAAATCTTGCACTTGAGCTTTTCCCAGGAGCTTTCCAAGCTGTAAAACCCCAGTgaggtgtgagcacagccagACACCCTCTGCCCACTGGAGCCTGCAGAgagctcccagcagcaggaattccacaggggaatgggatgggatggggatgggaatggaaatggggatgggatggggatgggatggggatgggatgggatgggatgggatgggatgggatgggatgggatgggatgggatgggatgggatgggaatggaaatggggatgggatgaggatgggatgggatgggatgggatgggatgggatgggatgggatgggatggggatgggatggggatgggaatggaaatggggatgggatgggatgggatggggatgggatgggatgggatgggatgggatgggatgggatgggatgggatgggatgggatgggatgggatgggatgggatggggatgggatggggatgggatggggatgggataggatgggatgggatggggagcaATGGGGTCAGAGCCCCCCTGgcaagcccagctccctgtgctgagctgtggggctgtgtcCCACACTGCGGGACTGGGAGGGGGCTGAGGGCTCAgctgtgaccctgagctgctctgggagggTTTCAGCACTGAAGTTGAAGCTCTGACCAGTTTCTGGCGATCCTCTATGGACTGCAGGTACTGCTGCTTGCCCTCCTTGGACTCGTCCTTCTTCTTCAGGTAGGGCTCGATGGATTTGTACTGGGCATAGAAGTTACTCAGGTCCTGGGGCAGGAAAAGCACAGGGATCTGGTTATGGGGCTGAGAAGAATCAGGGAACATCTCCAtcctcaaatcccacccaaatcccaccctgctgTTCTGGGGCAGGAGAAGCACAGGGATCTGGTTATGGGGCTGAGAAGAATCAGGGAACATCTCCATcctcaaatcccaccccaaatcccaccctgctgTTCTGGGGCAGGAAAAGCACAGGGATCTGGTTATGGGGCTGAGGAGAATCAAggaacatccccatccccaaatcccagccctgctgtcctggggcAGGAAAAGCACAGGGATCTGGTTATGGGACTTAGGAGAATCAGGGAACATCTCCatcctcaaatcccacccagctgggtacaccccaaatcccactccTGCTGTCCACCCCAAATCCTATTCCTGCTATCCTGGGGACAGGAACAGCACAGGGACCTGGTTATGGGGCTGAGGAGAATTAGGGAACATCTCCATCCTCAAATCCCACCCTGCTGTTCTGGGGCAGAAGAAGCACAGGGACCTGGTTATGGGGCTGAGGAGAATTAGGGAACATCCCCATCCTCAAATCCCAGCCCTGTTGTCCACCCTAAATCCCACCCCTGCTGTTCTGGGGCAGGAAAAACACAGGGACCTGGTTATGGGGCTGAGGAGAATCAGGGAACATCCCCAGCTGGatacaccccaaatcccacccctgcTGTCCACCCCAAATCCTATTCCTGCTGTCCTGGGGCAGGAAAAGCACAGGGACCTGGTTATGGGGCTGAGGAGAATCAGGGAACATCTCCATCCTCAAATCCCACCCTGCTGTTCTGGGGCAGGAAAAGCACAGGGATCTGGTTATGGGGCTGAGGAGAACCAGGGAACATCCCCATCCtcaaatcccagccctgctgtccacCCTAAATCCCACCCCTGCTGTTCTGGGGCAGGAAAAGCACAGGGACCTGGTT
This genomic stretch from Melospiza melodia melodia isolate bMelMel2 chromosome 26, bMelMel2.pri, whole genome shotgun sequence harbors:
- the SDHB gene encoding succinate dehydrogenase [ubiquinone] iron-sulfur subunit, mitochondrial, whose product is MAAAAVGVSLRSGVPARLLRAGPRTVLRQAQTAAAAPRLKKFAIYRWDPDKAGDKPRMQTYEVDLNKCGPMVLDALIKIKNEMDSTLTFRRSCREGICGSCAMNIAGGNTLACIKKIDSDLSKVTKIYPLPHMYVVKDLVPDLSNFYAQYKSIEPYLKKKDESKEGKQQYLQSIEDRQKLDGLYECILCACCSTSCPSYWWNGDKYLGPAVLMQAYRWMIDSRDDFTEERLAQLQDPFSLYRCHTIMNCTRTCPKGLNPGKAIAEIKKMMATYKQKAATA